One stretch of Nicotiana tabacum cultivar K326 chromosome 18, ASM71507v2, whole genome shotgun sequence DNA includes these proteins:
- the LOC142172683 gene encoding uncharacterized protein LOC142172683 gives MVEDKNDNFIMAEDSELYYVISDGPFVPMKTIGETTVQVLKIRKEYNDVDRKAIEKNFRANKILVYGIGPDEYNRISACQSANEIWKTLQVAHEGTTQVKLSKIDMLTTEYELFMMNLDESIQDMHIRFTSIINELHSLGESI, from the coding sequence atggtggaagataagAATGATaattttatcatggctgaagattcgGAGCTCTATTATGTTATATCCGACGGACCCTTTGTTCCTATGAAGACCATTGGCGAGACAACTGTCCAAGTTCTAAAGATAAGGAAGGAATATAATGACGTCGATCGTAAAGCCATCGAGAAAAACTTTCGAGCAAATAAGATCCTCGTCTATGGTATTGGACCAGACGAGTACAACCGAATCTCAGCCTGTCAATCTGCCAATGAGATCTGGAAGACTCTCCAAGTTGCACATGAAGGTACGACTCAAGTCAAGCTGTCAAAAATCGACATGCTCACTactgagtatgaactcttcaTGATGAATTTGGATGAGTCCATTCAAGACATGCATATTCGTTTCACTTccatcatcaatgagcttcaTTCTCTAGGAGAGAGTATCTAA